A genomic segment from Leptolyngbya boryana PCC 6306 encodes:
- a CDS encoding ribulose bisphosphate carboxylase small subunit, protein MDIHSIPAPPTPWAQTLIEPTLDPSVYIHPLTNVIGDVRIGTQVHIAPGVSIRADEGMPFYIGSNVNIQDGAVIHGLEQGRITGEDGESYSVWIGENASITHMALIHGPAYVGKDCFIGFRSTVFNARVGNGCIVMSHALIENVQIPAGRYIASGSIITHQQQADRLPTVQDTDSTFARHVVSINQKLRQGYLCAEDNACIAAIQNEVDGQSEPENGAQKLRSTTLNSATLNSATLAWVQDQLAQGLEIGIEQADNRRFRANSWSNCGLIRTRHEGDAIATLEQLLHQYPRQYLRLFSVAPKTRQRGKSLVIQQP, encoded by the coding sequence ATGGACATTCATTCGATTCCCGCTCCACCCACACCTTGGGCACAAACTCTAATTGAGCCAACCCTTGATCCGAGTGTCTATATCCATCCATTAACAAACGTGATTGGAGACGTGAGAATTGGCACACAGGTTCATATCGCGCCTGGAGTCTCGATTCGGGCAGATGAAGGGATGCCGTTTTACATTGGCTCAAATGTGAATATTCAAGATGGCGCGGTGATTCACGGTTTGGAACAGGGGCGGATCACGGGAGAAGATGGTGAATCTTACTCAGTGTGGATTGGTGAGAATGCTTCGATTACTCACATGGCGTTGATTCATGGGCCTGCTTATGTGGGAAAAGATTGCTTTATTGGCTTCCGCTCTACAGTGTTTAATGCTCGTGTGGGCAATGGCTGCATTGTAATGTCTCATGCGCTGATCGAGAATGTTCAAATTCCAGCCGGGAGATACATTGCTTCTGGTTCTATCATCACGCATCAGCAACAAGCGGATCGCCTACCAACTGTTCAGGATACAGATTCAACATTTGCACGTCATGTGGTGAGTATCAATCAAAAGCTGCGTCAAGGTTATCTCTGTGCTGAAGATAATGCTTGCATTGCTGCAATTCAGAATGAAGTGGATGGACAGTCTGAACCAGAAAATGGTGCTCAAAAGCTACGATCGACAACTTTAAATTCTGCAACTTTGAATTCTGCAACATTGGCTTGGGTTCAAGATCAATTAGCTCAAGGATTAGAGATTGGAATTGAGCAGGCGGATAATAGACGCTTTCGAGCAAATTCCTGGTCAAATTGTGGTTTGATTAGGACTCGTCATGAAGGCGATGCGATCGCGACTTTAGAGCAGCTTCTACATCAATATCCACGCCAGTATTTGCGCCTATTTAGCGTTGCCCCAAAGACTAGGCAGCGGGGTAAAAGTTTAGTGATTCAACAGCCTTAA
- a CDS encoding CobW family GTP-binding protein: MPEELSIPETRLPVTIITGFLGSGKTTLLNQILKNYQDVKVAVLVNEFGSINIDSQLLISIDEDMIELSNGCICCTMNGNLVDAVYSILERRDRIDYLIVETTGLADPLPIALTFLSTELRDFTRLDSILTLVDAATFTPDHYESAIALQQICYGDIIILNKMDLVSEDQANELEDFIRDVKEKARVLRTQQGYLPLSLILDVNLSQNSFYQGIQSAPENLEQSRQLRSIEGFTAVAFESDRPFSVKKFQEFLDYQLPENVFRAKGILWFSESPARHIFQLSGKRFHLEDSDWDGKPRNEMVLIGRKLDALFLTQTLNNCLTR, encoded by the coding sequence ATGCCAGAAGAATTGTCCATTCCAGAAACTCGCCTACCTGTAACCATCATTACAGGTTTTTTAGGAAGCGGAAAGACAACACTGCTCAATCAAATTCTGAAGAACTATCAGGATGTCAAAGTTGCAGTTTTAGTCAATGAGTTTGGCAGTATCAATATTGATAGTCAGCTACTTATCTCGATCGACGAAGATATGATCGAGCTTTCAAATGGCTGTATCTGCTGTACGATGAATGGCAATTTAGTAGATGCAGTTTACTCGATTTTAGAACGACGCGATCGCATTGACTATCTCATTGTCGAGACAACAGGACTCGCTGATCCGTTACCGATCGCACTAACTTTTTTAAGCACAGAACTTCGCGATTTTACCCGCCTCGATTCGATCTTAACGCTGGTTGATGCTGCAACCTTTACACCTGACCACTATGAGAGTGCAATCGCGCTACAGCAAATCTGTTATGGAGATATCATCATTCTCAACAAAATGGATCTCGTTTCAGAAGATCAAGCAAACGAGCTAGAAGACTTTATCCGAGATGTCAAAGAGAAAGCGCGAGTTCTAAGAACTCAACAAGGGTATCTGCCGCTGTCACTCATTTTAGATGTGAATCTATCCCAAAACAGCTTTTATCAAGGAATCCAATCGGCTCCAGAGAATTTAGAACAATCAAGGCAATTGCGATCGATTGAAGGATTCACGGCGGTTGCTTTCGAGAGCGATCGACCCTTTTCAGTCAAAAAGTTCCAGGAATTTCTCGATTATCAACTTCCTGAAAATGTATTTCGCGCCAAAGGCATTCTCTGGTTTTCCGAGAGTCCAGCCCGTCATATTTTTCAACTGAGTGGAAAGCGATTTCACCTTGAAGACAGCGATTGGGATGGCAAGCCTAGAAATGAAATGGTTCTAATCGGGCGTAAACTCGATGCTTTATTTCTGACGCAAACCCTGAATAATTGCCTCACCCGATGA
- the cysS gene encoding cysteine--tRNA ligase, protein MSLTLYNTLTRRKEPFTPLNRDQVTMYCCGVTVYDDCHLGHARSYIGWDVVRRYLQWRGYSVRYVQNFTDIDDKILNRAKAEKLAMKDVADRYIAAYFRDIRPLNILDADEYPRVTDHIPEIHQLIQALEAKGYVYAIEGDVYYDVRQFADYGKLSGRSLNQMQAGASRRVDPNDPERKKRYPADFALWKAAKSDESAWDSPWGKGRPGWHIECSAMIRARLGGTIDIHGGGGDLIFPHHENEIAQSEALTDQPLARYWLHNGMVTVNGEKMSKSLGNFTTIRDLLDGKWLEYPRPIDPMAIRLFVLQAHYRKPLDFTPNAIEAAEKGWQTLKEALSLDLQLLNLSPQILSQPDSASVEQFQTALDDDLNTATALAMLFELAKLLKREFYLRYYCESHKLSDIQLVQRSQALIQLAQVLGLEIQQSPAKFAIDADWIEARLQQRQQARQARQYAESDRIRDELQSMGITIIDQPGGLTRWHQT, encoded by the coding sequence ATGAGTCTTACCCTCTACAACACCCTGACGCGCCGCAAAGAACCCTTCACGCCACTCAATCGGGATCAGGTGACAATGTACTGCTGCGGAGTGACGGTATACGATGACTGCCACTTAGGTCATGCTCGTTCTTACATTGGCTGGGATGTGGTGCGGCGATATTTACAGTGGCGAGGCTATTCTGTGCGCTATGTTCAGAACTTTACGGATATCGACGATAAGATTCTGAACCGCGCGAAAGCGGAGAAGCTTGCAATGAAAGACGTAGCAGATCGCTATATTGCTGCCTATTTTCGAGACATTCGACCGTTAAACATTCTCGATGCAGATGAGTATCCTCGTGTTACCGACCATATTCCAGAGATTCATCAACTGATTCAAGCATTAGAAGCCAAAGGATATGTTTACGCGATCGAGGGTGATGTCTATTATGACGTGCGGCAGTTTGCAGACTACGGCAAACTGTCTGGACGATCGCTCAACCAAATGCAAGCAGGCGCAAGTAGACGAGTTGACCCTAACGATCCGGAGCGAAAAAAGCGTTATCCGGCGGACTTCGCTCTGTGGAAAGCAGCAAAATCTGATGAATCTGCTTGGGATTCTCCTTGGGGAAAAGGACGACCTGGATGGCATATTGAATGCTCTGCGATGATTCGGGCGCGGTTAGGAGGCACGATCGATATTCATGGTGGTGGTGGCGATTTAATTTTTCCGCACCACGAGAATGAAATTGCTCAATCGGAAGCTCTAACTGACCAGCCATTAGCTCGGTACTGGCTGCATAACGGCATGGTGACAGTAAACGGCGAGAAAATGTCGAAGTCGCTTGGCAATTTCACCACGATTCGAGATTTACTAGACGGCAAATGGTTGGAGTATCCGCGTCCAATTGATCCGATGGCGATTCGATTGTTTGTGCTACAAGCGCATTATCGTAAGCCGCTCGATTTTACGCCAAACGCGATCGAGGCTGCCGAGAAGGGTTGGCAAACACTCAAAGAAGCATTATCTCTCGATCTTCAGTTGCTTAATCTATCCCCTCAGATTCTCAGTCAGCCTGATTCAGCATCAGTAGAGCAATTTCAAACAGCATTGGACGATGATCTCAACACAGCAACAGCCCTAGCGATGCTGTTTGAGTTGGCAAAGTTACTGAAGCGAGAGTTCTACTTGCGTTACTACTGTGAATCGCATAAACTATCCGACATTCAATTGGTTCAGCGATCTCAAGCCTTAATTCAACTGGCTCAAGTATTAGGTCTGGAAATTCAACAATCTCCAGCTAAATTCGCGATTGATGCAGATTGGATTGAAGCACGCCTTCAGCAGCGGCAACAAGCGCGTCAGGCTAGACAGTATGCAGAGAGCGATCGTATTCGGGATGAATTGCAATCAATGGGAATTACTATAATCGATCAACCTGGCGGACTGACTCGCTGGCATCAAACTTGA
- the folE gene encoding GTP cyclohydrolase I FolE: MNPQSSSDLVLPDSSETFAALKTQSKPPVSDAEMMQAVRTLLLGLGEDPDREGLRDTPKRVVKALKFLTQGYNQSLDELLNGAVFHENANEMVLVRDIDLFSSCEHHILPILGRAHVAYIPNGKVIGLSKIARICEMYARRLQVQERLTSQIADALQGLLKPQGVAVVVEASHMCMVMRGVQKPGSWTVTSAMKGVFADDAKTRQEFMDLIRHSPKFN, translated from the coding sequence ATGAACCCACAATCCTCCTCTGATCTTGTCCTGCCCGATTCGTCTGAAACGTTTGCTGCGCTTAAGACTCAATCAAAGCCACCTGTTTCCGATGCTGAAATGATGCAAGCCGTCAGGACTTTGCTGCTGGGATTGGGAGAAGATCCTGATCGAGAAGGCTTACGCGATACGCCGAAACGAGTTGTAAAAGCCTTGAAGTTCTTGACCCAAGGCTACAATCAATCGCTAGATGAATTGCTCAATGGTGCGGTCTTTCACGAGAATGCCAATGAGATGGTGTTAGTTCGTGACATCGATCTGTTTAGCTCTTGCGAACATCACATCTTACCGATTCTGGGACGCGCTCATGTTGCGTACATTCCCAATGGTAAAGTGATCGGACTGTCAAAAATCGCTCGAATTTGTGAAATGTATGCTCGACGTTTACAGGTTCAAGAGCGATTAACCAGCCAAATTGCAGATGCACTTCAGGGCTTGCTCAAGCCACAAGGCGTTGCAGTTGTCGTCGAAGCATCGCACATGTGTATGGTCATGAGAGGGGTACAAAAGCCTGGATCATGGACGGTTACCAGCGCAATGAAAGGTGTGTTTGCGGATGATGCGAAGACGCGGCAGGAATTTATGGATTTGATCCGCCATAGTCCAAAGTTTAACTAA
- the thrS gene encoding threonine--tRNA ligase, whose translation MVSQLSRSFSGNTWQQSDPQQLLKIRHTCAHILAMAVQTLFPEAKATIGPWTDTGFYYDFDRAISFTSEDLVQIEAEMRRIIRANLPIIREVVGYDSIRAEIEQLNEPYKLEILDRIPAGEPITRYFIGNPDSGRATQIEPSLIDAIALPPDEYWWDLCAGPHLDFTGEIHPDAISLESIAGAYWRGDETKAQLQRIYGTAWETPEQLQAYLQQREEAKRRDHRKLGQDLKLFSLEEDAGGGLVFWHPRGARMRRIIEDYWRQSHIDAGYELLYTPHIANLDLWKTSGHFDFYRDSMFDQMDIEEQQYQIKPMNCPFHVLTYKHELHSYREFPIRWAELGTVYRYERSGALHGLMRVRGFTQDDAHIFCLPEQIEDEILGVLNLTEQILSDFGFSNYEVNLSTRPPQSVGSDQIWEKATIALQQALDRKGWNYVIDEGGGAFYGPKIDLKIEDAIARRWQCSTIQVDFNLPERFEMEYVAADGTRQRPIMIHRAIFGSLERFFGILIENYAGDFPLWLAPIQVRLLPISQDQRDYAEAIALQLKQTGFRAEVDRTNERLGKQIRTAELEKIPVVAVVGKKEVESQTLSIRTRPKGELGALTLSELCDRLQQAVFNHATL comes from the coding sequence ATGGTCAGCCAACTTTCTCGCTCCTTCTCCGGTAATACCTGGCAGCAGAGCGATCCGCAACAATTGCTGAAAATTCGCCATACTTGTGCTCACATTTTGGCAATGGCAGTTCAAACGCTGTTTCCTGAGGCGAAAGCGACGATTGGACCTTGGACAGACACCGGATTCTATTACGACTTTGATCGAGCTATTTCCTTTACTTCAGAAGATTTGGTGCAGATTGAAGCAGAAATGCGGCGAATCATTCGAGCCAATCTTCCCATCATTCGAGAGGTGGTGGGGTATGACTCGATTCGAGCCGAGATTGAGCAGTTGAATGAGCCGTATAAGTTGGAAATCCTCGATCGTATTCCTGCTGGAGAACCGATTACTCGCTACTTTATTGGTAATCCTGATAGTGGACGTGCAACTCAGATCGAACCTTCGCTGATTGATGCGATCGCACTGCCGCCTGATGAATATTGGTGGGATCTCTGTGCAGGACCGCATTTAGACTTTACAGGTGAAATTCATCCCGATGCGATCTCGTTAGAAAGCATTGCGGGCGCGTACTGGCGCGGGGATGAAACCAAAGCACAACTCCAACGCATTTATGGCACAGCCTGGGAAACTCCAGAACAGCTACAAGCCTACTTACAGCAACGAGAAGAAGCAAAACGTCGCGACCATCGTAAGCTCGGACAAGACTTGAAGCTGTTTAGTTTGGAGGAAGATGCAGGCGGTGGATTAGTCTTCTGGCATCCACGCGGCGCAAGAATGCGTCGAATCATTGAAGATTACTGGAGACAGTCACACATTGATGCAGGCTATGAATTGCTCTACACTCCGCACATTGCGAACCTAGACCTCTGGAAAACATCGGGTCATTTCGATTTCTATCGTGACAGTATGTTTGATCAGATGGACATCGAAGAACAGCAGTATCAAATTAAGCCCATGAACTGCCCGTTTCATGTGTTGACCTACAAGCATGAACTCCATTCCTACCGAGAGTTCCCGATCCGATGGGCAGAGCTTGGAACTGTGTATCGATATGAGCGTTCAGGGGCGTTACATGGTTTGATGCGAGTACGCGGCTTTACTCAAGATGATGCGCATATCTTTTGTCTGCCGGAACAGATTGAAGATGAAATTCTCGGCGTTCTCAATCTCACAGAGCAGATTTTGTCAGACTTTGGTTTCTCGAACTATGAGGTCAATCTTTCCACTCGTCCACCTCAATCGGTTGGGAGTGATCAGATTTGGGAGAAAGCCACGATCGCGCTCCAACAAGCCTTAGATCGAAAAGGTTGGAACTATGTGATCGATGAAGGCGGCGGCGCATTCTACGGACCTAAAATCGATTTGAAAATTGAAGATGCGATCGCACGTCGTTGGCAATGTTCCACGATTCAAGTTGATTTCAATTTACCAGAACGGTTTGAGATGGAATATGTGGCGGCAGATGGGACTCGCCAGCGTCCGATCATGATTCACCGAGCAATCTTCGGATCGTTAGAGCGCTTCTTTGGCATTCTCATTGAGAACTATGCGGGAGACTTTCCGCTGTGGCTTGCACCGATTCAAGTTCGATTACTTCCAATCAGTCAAGACCAACGGGACTATGCCGAAGCGATCGCGCTGCAACTTAAGCAAACTGGATTCCGTGCTGAAGTCGATCGCACCAACGAACGATTAGGTAAGCAAATTCGCACGGCTGAACTTGAAAAAATTCCAGTTGTCGCGGTTGTTGGCAAAAAAGAAGTTGAGTCTCAAACCCTGAGCATTCGGACTCGACCCAAAGGAGAATTAGGAGCCTTGACGCTCTCGGAACTCTGCGATCGACTCCAGCAAGCCGTCTTCAATCACGCAACTCTGTAA
- the hisI gene encoding phosphoribosyl-AMP cyclohydrolase — MTTIDQNYLWIERLKFNEAGLVPAIAQDYQDSSVLMMAWMSRESIQRTLETGEAHYWSRSRAELWHKGATSGHIQKVKALYYDCDADALLLQVEQVGNVACHTGVKSCFFNPVRLRV, encoded by the coding sequence ATGACAACGATCGATCAAAATTACCTGTGGATAGAACGCCTCAAATTTAACGAAGCAGGGTTAGTTCCAGCCATTGCTCAAGACTATCAAGATAGCTCTGTACTCATGATGGCGTGGATGAGCCGTGAATCGATCCAGCGAACGCTAGAGACAGGAGAAGCACACTACTGGAGCCGTTCTCGCGCTGAACTGTGGCATAAGGGTGCAACTTCAGGACATATTCAGAAAGTCAAAGCATTGTACTACGATTGCGATGCGGATGCTCTTCTGCTCCAAGTTGAGCAAGTGGGAAATGTTGCCTGTCACACAGGGGTAAAAAGCTGCTTTTTTAACCCTGTTCGACTTCGCGTTTAA
- a CDS encoding Fur family transcriptional regulator yields MATQTRQTRGQVKVLEVLRQSQQPISAQTLFAELRQRDQPLGLATIYRALEALKREGLVQSRVTPQGEALYTVVADDHRHFMTCLRCGTSTPLETCPFETLEQQWRQSQTFQLYYHTLELFGICWLCQNNS; encoded by the coding sequence ATGGCAACCCAAACACGACAAACACGCGGACAGGTCAAAGTCTTGGAAGTATTGAGACAGAGTCAGCAACCGATTTCTGCTCAAACGCTCTTCGCAGAACTGAGACAGCGAGATCAACCCTTAGGATTAGCAACCATTTATCGAGCATTAGAAGCGCTCAAGCGTGAGGGGTTAGTCCAGAGTCGAGTGACTCCGCAAGGCGAAGCCCTTTATACGGTTGTAGCTGACGATCATCGGCACTTTATGACTTGTCTACGCTGTGGCACTTCAACCCCATTAGAAACTTGCCCCTTTGAAACATTAGAACAACAGTGGCGACAGTCTCAAACCTTCCAACTGTACTATCACACGCTAGAACTGTTTGGAATCTGCTGGCTTTGTCAAAACAATTCTTAA
- a CDS encoding CobW family GTP-binding protein, which yields MNAATQSHLEIPKRGMPVTIITGFLGSGKTTLLNQILKNRDDLKVAVLVNEFGDINIDSQLLVSLDEDMMELSNGCICCTINDDLINAVYRILEREDRIDYMVIETTGVADPLPIVLTFVSSELRDLTHLDSILTVVDAETFTPEHFESQAAISQITYGDIILLNKTDLAGQEKVAELDHWIRSTKTGARVLQTQYGEVPLPLILDVGYFQPEAYEDEHHHHHEHHEHHHHDHDHHHHHSNHLANDGFVSMSYQSDRPFSVHKFQSFLDELPIEIFRAKGLLWFKESYLKHIFQLSGKRYDIQTEEWQKSPSNQLVLIGRNLDTEQLRQQLDQCLEPIPSKLVAQ from the coding sequence ATGAACGCAGCAACTCAATCCCACCTCGAGATCCCGAAGCGGGGGATGCCCGTTACGATCATCACCGGATTCTTAGGCAGTGGCAAAACAACCCTGCTGAATCAAATCCTGAAAAATCGCGATGATCTCAAAGTTGCAGTGCTAGTCAATGAATTTGGAGACATCAACATTGACTCACAGCTTCTCGTTTCGCTAGATGAAGACATGATGGAACTGAGCAACGGCTGTATCTGCTGCACAATCAATGATGACTTGATCAATGCGGTCTATCGGATCTTGGAGCGAGAAGATCGAATTGATTACATGGTAATTGAGACGACAGGGGTAGCTGATCCGTTACCGATCGTGCTTACCTTTGTTAGCTCTGAACTCAGAGACTTAACGCATCTCGATTCAATTTTGACGGTTGTTGATGCAGAGACATTCACCCCGGAGCATTTTGAGAGTCAAGCTGCAATCAGCCAGATTACATATGGCGATATCATTCTGCTCAACAAAACAGATTTGGCAGGACAAGAGAAAGTTGCTGAACTCGATCATTGGATTCGTAGTACTAAAACAGGTGCAAGAGTTCTACAGACTCAGTATGGCGAGGTTCCACTACCTCTAATTTTGGATGTCGGCTACTTCCAACCCGAAGCCTATGAGGACGAACATCACCATCATCACGAACATCACGAACATCACCACCACGATCATGACCACCATCACCACCATTCCAATCACTTAGCCAATGATGGTTTTGTTTCAATGTCTTACCAGAGCGATCGACCTTTTTCGGTTCACAAATTTCAAAGCTTTCTGGATGAATTACCGATCGAGATTTTCCGTGCAAAAGGATTGCTCTGGTTCAAAGAAAGCTATCTGAAACATATCTTTCAGTTGAGTGGAAAACGGTACGACATTCAAACCGAAGAATGGCAAAAATCTCCCTCGAATCAGCTTGTGCTGATTGGTCGAAATTTAGACACTGAGCAGCTGCGACAACAGCTTGATCAATGCTTAGAGCCGATTCCTTCTAAGCTAGTTGCTCAGTAA
- a CDS encoding GTP-binding protein: MIFILIMDFPVILVAGASGTGKTTWIQQQGLNSSIAYCSLGSDGIAIDATYLTTEMSSINVFSDLTELLSLRVPVYLEVSAQLDLDSLTIPLGHFQKLAIVAPNTNDTEWHRWADRIVVGIQAAKGSQIWRSNLSGQVLDPASLDTLWDELIEGAYGTIQRAKGIFEVVDGRAFHFNYVQGHETNYTELNVARSFKGRPDRFSGIEVVGEAFDQTAIKQTLQDCCLADDALAYYQHQIRQSLEIPA; this comes from the coding sequence ATGATTTTCATTCTAATTATGGACTTCCCGGTAATTCTCGTGGCTGGTGCGTCTGGAACAGGTAAGACAACCTGGATTCAGCAGCAAGGTTTGAATTCATCGATCGCGTATTGTTCGCTTGGTAGCGATGGCATTGCGATCGATGCAACGTATCTGACGACTGAAATGAGCAGCATTAATGTGTTCTCCGATCTGACGGAACTCCTATCTTTGAGGGTTCCAGTCTATCTGGAAGTTAGCGCTCAGTTAGATTTAGACTCGCTGACAATTCCGCTAGGGCATTTCCAAAAGCTTGCGATCGTGGCTCCCAATACGAACGACACAGAATGGCATCGATGGGCAGATCGAATTGTCGTAGGAATTCAAGCTGCAAAGGGTTCACAAATTTGGCGATCGAACTTGTCCGGTCAGGTTCTTGATCCCGCAAGCCTCGATACCTTGTGGGATGAACTGATCGAAGGCGCGTATGGAACCATTCAACGTGCAAAGGGAATCTTTGAAGTCGTTGATGGTAGAGCCTTTCACTTTAACTATGTTCAGGGTCATGAAACGAACTACACCGAATTGAATGTTGCGCGATCGTTCAAAGGCAGACCCGATCGCTTTAGTGGCATTGAGGTCGTTGGTGAAGCCTTTGATCAAACTGCTATTAAGCAAACGCTTCAGGACTGTTGTTTGGCAGACGATGCATTGGCATATTATCAACATCAAATTCGGCAGTCGTTAGAAATCCCTGCTTAG
- a CDS encoding metallophosphoesterase family protein, with the protein MMSSWAILSGIEGNLAAYEAVLKDIQRQRVDALFVLGDVISPRADNEKLINRLTSPRRGELVPQVCQGWWEEQLLVLHGLGRVGEPTELIGRYGIQMTKKLWDSVPRNLVRWVQSLEFGIFELDCLLIHGSTVSVSDELTPETDPIQMLDRAMRMDANYLFCGRSGLAFEYEIESGGVLTSVTTLDRRSEPEPTSLHPRKIIGVGNVGRAAGQAIYTIYNPNTNALKFCTVRYDSGKGFQIKR; encoded by the coding sequence ATGATGTCATCTTGGGCAATTTTGAGCGGTATTGAAGGTAATCTTGCCGCCTACGAAGCAGTTCTAAAAGATATTCAGCGGCAAAGGGTTGATGCTTTGTTTGTGTTGGGCGATGTGATTAGTCCCAGAGCCGATAATGAGAAATTGATTAATCGATTGACTTCTCCACGTCGAGGTGAACTTGTCCCACAAGTCTGTCAGGGTTGGTGGGAAGAACAATTACTCGTTTTGCATGGTTTAGGGCGTGTGGGAGAACCAACCGAGCTAATTGGGCGATATGGCATTCAGATGACTAAGAAACTCTGGGATTCTGTGCCTCGTAATTTAGTACGGTGGGTACAATCACTAGAATTTGGCATCTTTGAGCTAGATTGCTTACTGATTCATGGCAGTACAGTCAGCGTCAGCGATGAGCTAACCCCTGAGACTGATCCGATTCAAATGCTCGATCGCGCCATGCGAATGGATGCAAACTATCTCTTCTGCGGTCGCTCTGGACTGGCTTTTGAATACGAGATCGAATCTGGAGGAGTGCTGACTTCAGTGACAACGCTCGATCGACGATCAGAGCCAGAGCCAACGAGCCTTCATCCGCGTAAAATTATTGGAGTTGGAAACGTTGGGCGAGCTGCGGGACAGGCGATTTACACGATCTACAATCCGAATACCAACGCACTCAAGTTTTGCACCGTTCGGTATGATTCAGGAAAAGGATTTCAGATCAAAAGGTAG
- a CDS encoding metallophosphoesterase family protein, protein MRTAVLSCIHGNFEALNAVLSDIDDQNVDRMFCLGDLVGYGPYPNAVVEMIRSLDIPTVQGCWDEDVVEGLNACECSYPSLLAEKRGRQAHEWTNQEIHPEVRAFLAQLPHTLRDGNLCFVHGSPHSNHEYLLPEIDAFVAMERVLSTGADILFCGHTHVPYVRSLDSGELQIKVQQSKQDQSIRFTAPLKRIVNAGSVGEPRHGRPNATYVIYDDSTDQIALREVEYDYQKTCAAIVEKGLPAIFAWRLSKGMEFAERADDPTHICER, encoded by the coding sequence ATGAGAACAGCAGTTTTATCCTGCATTCATGGAAACTTTGAGGCGCTGAATGCCGTGCTATCAGATATCGATGATCAAAACGTCGATCGAATGTTCTGTCTCGGTGATTTGGTTGGATATGGTCCGTATCCCAATGCAGTTGTGGAAATGATTCGCTCTCTAGATATTCCGACCGTTCAAGGCTGTTGGGATGAAGATGTCGTTGAAGGCTTGAACGCTTGTGAATGTAGCTATCCATCTCTACTCGCTGAAAAACGAGGACGACAGGCGCATGAATGGACAAACCAAGAAATTCATCCAGAAGTGAGAGCATTTTTAGCACAACTCCCTCATACTTTACGGGATGGAAATCTCTGCTTTGTCCATGGAAGCCCGCATAGTAATCATGAATACTTGCTGCCTGAGATTGATGCATTTGTGGCGATGGAACGCGTGCTATCAACCGGAGCCGATATTCTATTTTGCGGTCATACGCATGTGCCCTATGTGCGATCGCTGGACTCTGGAGAACTCCAAATCAAAGTACAACAGTCGAAACAAGATCAATCCATTCGCTTTACTGCGCCCTTAAAGCGCATTGTTAATGCTGGCTCAGTCGGTGAGCCTCGACATGGCAGACCCAATGCAACGTATGTGATTTACGACGATAGTACTGATCAAATTGCGCTGCGAGAAGTTGAATATGACTACCAAAAAACCTGTGCTGCAATTGTCGAAAAAGGACTGCCTGCCATCTTTGCCTGGAGACTTTCAAAAGGGATGGAATTTGCAGAACGCGCCGACGATCCGACTCATATCTGTGAGCGATAA
- a CDS encoding DUF1636 family protein, whose amino-acid sequence MTDHVLFICRSCAVSKHQREHLKHRGGFHLLEHLKQQFKTWEMNAPFVIREVECLSACNRPCVVALSAPGKTTLMFGDLSPFESAPAIRELCQQYFRSADGIVPRSDRPDLLKRGILARIPPVT is encoded by the coding sequence ATGACGGATCATGTCCTGTTTATTTGTCGATCGTGTGCTGTTTCCAAGCACCAGCGAGAACATCTCAAACATCGTGGCGGATTTCATCTGCTCGAACACCTCAAGCAGCAATTTAAAACTTGGGAGATGAATGCACCCTTTGTAATTCGAGAAGTGGAATGTTTGAGCGCCTGTAATCGTCCTTGTGTCGTTGCGCTTTCGGCTCCAGGTAAAACGACGTTGATGTTTGGAGACTTATCACCGTTTGAAAGTGCTCCTGCCATTCGAGAACTTTGCCAGCAGTATTTCCGTAGTGCTGACGGCATTGTACCGAGAAGCGATCGTCCAGACCTTCTGAAAAGAGGCATCTTAGCAAGAATTCCACCTGTGACGTAG